TATTGGGATGGATCATGCCCGCGCCTTTGGAAATACCGGTGACGGTGACGGTTTTGCCATCAATCTGTACCTGGCGGCTGGCCGCCTTGGGCGCCACGTCGGTGGTCATGATGGCTTGGGCTGCTTGCGCCCAGTGGGCTGGTTGCAGGTCTGTCAGCGCGGCGGGCAGGGCCGCGATGATCTTTTCATGCGGCAGCGGTTCCAGAATCACGCCAGTAGAAAACGGCAGCACTTGCTCCGGTGCAATCTGCATTTGCCCGGCCAAAGCCGTACAAATGGCTTGAGCGCGAGCCAGACCATCGACACCGGTGCCGGCATTGGCATTGCCGGTGTTAACGACCAGCGCGCGGATATCGCCACGTGCGGCCAGATGCTCGCGGCACAGGCGTACCGGTGCGGCGCAGAATTTGTTCAGGGTAAACACACCGGCAGCACGGCTACCGGCGGCCAATCGGATGACCAGCACGTCTTTGCGGCCAGCAGTTTTGACACCGGCGGAGGCAATGCCCAATTCAACCCCGGCAACCGGGTGAAGACTGGACGGATCGAGTGCAGGCAGATTGACCGGCATGGTGCTTATCCTTGAGAGCGGCTGAAAACCAACAAGGATACCGGAATCACGTTACATCTGGCAGCGCTGAAGGCGGCATTTTTTAGGGGATAAACAGCGAGGGAAAGCCAGGCACCTGGCAGGTTGGGCGTAGCGGATACAGGCCGCAGCAATCCGGCGGCATGTTGTTCAGGAAGGATGGTCAGTGCTGGGTGGTAGCAATGCCCGGTGCCGCATGCATGGCGTTGGCCAGTGCTCGGGTGCGTTCCAGATCGAATGATGCCGGATTACTTATTGCCACGGTTTCTTCCGTGTTCTGCCATTCATGCGGTAGCCACTGCGAGCACGCATCCGCGGTCACCACTACGCGGTCAGCACGCATGGTGCCATTCAGGGTGTAAACGCAGCCTTTTTCCACCGCGAGAATGGTGCGGCCGGGAAAATAATCGATGTGCTGGCTTAGCCAGTGCTTGAGGGTGCGCAGCGCCAGTTGCAAATCACCGTGGGCCAATTCTTCGAACGACCAACCCGGCGCCGGATTGGCGTGCCGGACTGCGCCGGTGAGGCATTCACGCAGGACTTTGGCTTCCAGCTCGTCGCGTTGCAACAGCGACAAACCGGCGGATTGTGCCCGGGCGGTGGGGATGCGGTGCCAGCGCTCGCGGCTGGGGCGGGTGAGCGGCAGTAGCTGCGGTGGCAGCCCGTTTTGCAGAATCAATCCGGCTTCGGCCGGCGCGTGACCGTCAACGCCACTTTCCAGCAGCGCTACGCTTAAACCT
This genomic interval from Silvimonas soli contains the following:
- a CDS encoding FAD-dependent oxidoreductase translates to MREDVWDVVIVGSGIAGLSRAWVALQRGLSVALLESGVDGHAPAEAGLILQNGLPPQLLPLTRPSRERWHRIPTARAQSAGLSLLQRDELEAKVLRECLTGAVRHANPAPGWSFEELAHGDLQLALRTLKHWLSQHIDYFPGRTILAVEKGCVYTLNGTMRADRVVVTADACSQWLPHEWQNTEETVAISNPASFDLERTRALANAMHAAPGIATTQH